A window of Hevea brasiliensis isolate MT/VB/25A 57/8 chromosome 14, ASM3005281v1, whole genome shotgun sequence contains these coding sequences:
- the LOC110673709 gene encoding bifunctional dTDP-4-dehydrorhamnose 3,5-epimerase/dTDP-4-dehydrorhamnose reductase-like, producing MAAEVPKTNTSEGQKPPLKFLIYGGTGWIGGMLGKLCEKQGIPFSYGKGRLENRSEILDDIQAVSPTHVFNAAGVTGRPNVDWCEFHKLETIRSNVVGALTLADVCKQHNLLMINYTSGCIFYYDDSHPLGSGIGFTEEEISNYSGSFFSLTKAMVDVLMREYDNVCNLRLRMPISSDLDNPRNFIFKIRAYKRVVNIPNSMSILDELIPISIEMAKKNLTGIWNFTNPGVVSHNEILEMYKIYVDPNFKWVNFTVEEQAKVIVASRCNNQLDASKLKKEFPEILHIKDSLIKYVFEPNKKT from the exons ATGGCAGCAGAAGTTCCAAAAACCAACACCTCTgaaggacagaaaccacctctgaaatttttgatttacgGAGGAACAGGTTGGATAGGAGGAATGCTTGGAAAGCTGTGCGAGAAGCAGGGAATACCTTTCAGTTATGGAAAAGGTCGATTAGAGAACAGATCAGAGATCTTGGATGATATTCAAGCTGTTAGCCCAACTCATGTGTTCAATGCTGCTGGAGTCACTGGTAGACCCAATGTGGATTGGTGTGAATTTCACAAGTTAGAGACGATTCGCAGCAATGTTGTTGGTGCTCTAACATTGGCTGATGTTTGCAAACAGCATAATCTTCTAATGATCAACTATACAAGTGGTTGTATTTTTTACTATGATGATTCTCATCCTTTAGGGTCAGGTATAGGGTTCACTGAAGAAGAGATATCCAATTACTCTGGCTCTTTCTTTTCTTTAACCAAAGCCATG GTTGATGTGCTTATGAGAGAATATGACAATGTTTGCAACCTTAGACTCAGAATGCCAATATCATCAGATCTGGACAATCCTCGCAACTTCATCTTTAAGATTAGAGCATACAAAAGAGTTGTTAACATTCCAAACAGCATGAGTATCTTGGACGAACTCATTCCCATTTCAATTGAGATGGCGAAGAAGAACCTAACAGGAATATGGAACTTCACAAACCCAGGCGTAGTGAGTCACAATGAGATTTTGGAGATGTACAAGATTTATGTGGATCCAAATTTCAAGTGGGTTAATTTCACAGTGGAAGAACAAGCAAAAGTTATTGTTGCCTCCCGCTGCAACAATCAATTGGATGCATCTAAGTTGAAGAAAGAGTTTCCTGAGATATTGCACATTAAAGACTCCCTCATTAAGTACGTGTTTGAACCCAACAAGAAAACTTAA